From the genome of Hyperolius riggenbachi isolate aHypRig1 chromosome 9, aHypRig1.pri, whole genome shotgun sequence, one region includes:
- the LOC137533643 gene encoding uncharacterized protein, which translates to MQPSSPPPANRGNRVPQPQRPGATPAAHSSDATYVPKCYQCGDRGHLKSACPKAKMTAPGPSQRLPSNPFSSPSALVVGQEGTHRSSDNHQLVRVNDQIVTGLRDTGADITLIRSHLVAERDIIPDKRLTLTGVGGTLSHIAQARVEIDWGVGPQEKVVGIWDIPVPVLLGTDLGRLVSYYEPAASQQETPANPQVLCTLGTERERGGDVVVPSTEVLGLNVQPSNPGFSTTELDNDALNICVTNVNDDNDGDDVIPVLAVTRSSTAKRLSSEQAGGAAAPPPCSNPRDSTPQQLVTYTTGQLAETNGFVQALRDDPSLESLRRQASEPLADGASFKVYWEGGKLYSEPIQPTTEETGLDAKWLVVPRAYRGHVLKAAHDIPLAGHLGIHKTFDRIQRHFYWPGVRSDVTNYCRSCAVCQKVKKGRTCRAPLCPLPVIGEPFQRVAVDIIGPLPIPSSSGKKYILTVVDYATRYPEAAALSSLRADKVADALLGIFSRVGFPAEILSDQGPQFMSDLMGALCTKIQMTHIVSSPYHPQTNGLCERFNGTLKQMLSTFVESQGGDWERYLPHLLFAYREVPQESTGFSPFELLYGRNVRGPLKLIRETWEGKGDPTDSSVIDYVLKFRDKMESLMEVVTENMARAQANQKMWYDRNARDRAYEVNDKVYALLPVKHNKLHAAWEGPYTVVKRVTPVTYLVNMGGRRQNSFHVNMLKAHRDRTQYALPVCSQLEPGETDPLLDLLADTRGFEGGVNVNPQLTPSQKAQLQEVLGRHGPTFTSTPGRTNLAVHRVDTGAHPPLRQSAYRISPEIQADMKREIEEMLELGVIQKSCSAWAAPVVLVPKKDKTTRFCVDYRRLNAITTTDAYPMPRIDELLDKLAAASYLTIMDLSRGYWQIPLAPDAREKSAFVTPFGLFEFTVMPFGMKNAPATFQRAVNDLLAGMQDFAVAYLDDIAVFSTTWDEHLNHLSQVLERLSSANLTVKPSKCQVGMTEVQYLGHRVGGNTLRPDIGKVDAILAWPRPITKKQVQAFLGTAGYYRKFVPAYSTLAKPLTDATSKKHPKVVSWTPECEAAFQALKQALVSAPVLQAPDFRRRFLVQTDASDYGLGAVLSQVDEKGGEHPILYLSRKLLPREVAYSTTEKECLAIVWALHKLQSYLYGRSFTIITDHNPLTWLNRAAGTNGKLMRWSLSLQQYDFTIQHKAGSRHQNADGLSRCGEPVQ; encoded by the exons atgcaacccagctctcctccccctgcgaaCCGTGGGAaccgggtcccacagccacagaggccggggGCTACACCTGCTGCTCATTCGTCAGATGCGACCTATGTTCCCAAGTGCTACCAGTGTGGGGatcgaggacacctcaagtccgcCTGTCCAAAGGCAAAGATGACAGCGCCAGGGCCCAGTCAGAGGCTGCCTAGCAACCCCTTTTCCTCCCCATCGGCTCTGGTTGTCGGCCAGGAGGGCACCCATCGCAGCTCCGATAACCATCAGCTTGTACGGGTGAACGACCAGATTGTCACTGGCCTCCGAGATACCGGCGCCGACATCACCTTGATTCGTTCCCACCTTGTTGCGGAGAGGGACATTATCCCTGACAAGCGCCTCACCCTCACAGGAGTGGGGGGCACCCTTTCCCACATTGCCCAGGCTCGTGTGGAGATCGACTGGGGTGTAGGCCCCCAAGAGAAAGTAGTCGGCATCTGGGATATCCCTGTTCCCGTGTTGCTGGGAACTGACCTGGGCAGGTTAGTGTCGTATTATGAGCCTGCCGCCAGCCAACAGGAAACCCCTGCCAACCCTCAGGTACTGTGCACCCTTGGGACTGaacgggagaggggaggggatgtgGTAGTACCTTCTACGGAGGTACTGGGTTTGAATGTACAGCCATCCAATCCTGGCTTTTCTACTACAGAACTTGACAATGATGCTCTCAATATATGTGTAACTAATGTAAATGATGACAATGATGGTGATGATGTTATACCTGTGTTAGCAGTGACTCGCAGCAGCACTGCTAAGCGCCTGAGCTCGGAGCAAGCAGGAGGCGCTGCAGCCCCCCCTCCTTGCTCCAACCCCAgggatagcacccctcaacagctggtCACCTATACCacaggccagctggctgagactaACGGTTTTGTTCAGGCACTGAGGGACGATCCCAGTCTGGAGTCGCTCAGAAGGCAGGCCTCTGAGCCACTCGCAGACGGTGCCAGTTTTaaagtgtactgggaaggtgggaagctGTATAGTGAACCGATACAGCCCACCACAGAGGAGACAGGCCTGGatgccaagtggcttgtggtaccAAGGGCCTACCGAGGGCATGTGCTGAAAgctgcacatgacattcccctggcaggacacttagggatccacaaaacatttgacCGCATTCAACGGCATTTCTACTGGCCTGGAGTTCGGTCCGATGTGACTAATTATTGCCGGTCATGTGCGGTGTGCCAGAAGGTTAAGAAGGGAAGAACCTGCAGGGCTCCTCTTTGTCCGCTGCCAGTCATTGGTGAACCCTTCCAGAGGGTGGCAGTTGACATAATAGGACCCCTGCCCATTCCAAGCAGCTCTGGGAAAAAATACAtcttgacggtggtggattatgcCACCCGCTATCCAGAGGCTGCCGCACTCTCCTCCCTAAGGGCAGACAAAGTGGCAGATGCACTACTTGGCATTTTTTCACGAGTAGGCTTCCCTGCTgagata CTCTCAGACCAGGGACCACAATTCATGTCTGACCTTATGGGGGCTCTCTGTACAAAAATCCAAATGACGCACATCGTCTCCAGCCCCTACCATCCGCAGACCAACGGCCTCTGCGAGCgattcaacgggacgctgaagcagaTGCTTTCAACGTTCGTCGAGTCGCAAGGGGGGGACTGGGAGCGATATTTGCCTCACCTGTTATTTGCGTACCGAGAGGTGCCACAGGAGTCCACCGGGTTCTCACCCTTTGAACTCCTGTACGGAAGGAATGTCAGAGGTCCCTTGAAGCTGATCCGGGAGACGTGGGAAGGAAAAGGTGACCCCACCGACTCGTCCGTGATTGATTATGTCCTTaaattcagggacaaaatggaatcactcatggaggtggtaacggaaaacatggcccgggcacaggccaatcaaaaaatGTGGTATGACCGCAATGCCAGAGACCGAGCATATGAGGTAAATGACAAAGTGTATGCGTTACTCCCGGTAAAGCATAATAAGCTGCACGCCGCATGGGAGGGAccgtacactgtagtgaagcgggtGACCCCTGTTAcatatctagtgaacatgggagGTAGAAGGCAAAACAGCTTCCACGTGAACATGTTGAAGGCCCACAGAGACAGAACGCAGTATGCTTTGCCAGTGTGTAGCCAGCTGGAACCAGGAGAGACAGATCCCCTTTTAGATTTACTGGCCGACACACGGGGGTTCGAAGGTGGGGTCAATGTCAACCCCCAACTCACCCCTTCACAGAAAGCGCAGCTGCAAGAGGTGTTAGGAAGGCATGGCCCGACGTTCACCAGTACCCCCGGGCGAACCAATCTCGCTGTTCACAGAGTAGACACAGGAGCCCATCCGCCCCTCCGGCAATCTGCCTATCGCATCTCTCCTGAGATACAGGCAGATATgaagagagagatagaggagatGTTAGAGTTAGGGGTGATTCAGAAATCCTGCAGTGCATGGGCTGCCCCAGTTGTCCTCGTCCCCAAAAAGGacaagacaactcggttctgcgtggatTACCGAaggctgaacgccatcaccaccactgacgcctaccccatgcctcgcatcgatgaaTTGTTGGATAAGCTGGCTGCTGCGAGCTATCTAACGATCATGGacctgagccgggggtattggcaaatTCCTCTTGCACCCGACGcgcgggaaaaatctgcatttgTCACGccattcggcctcttcgagttcacggtgATGCCGTTTGGCATGAAAAATGcgcctgccacgtttcagcgggctgtAAACGACCTGCTGGCAGGGATGCAAGACTTTGCCGTAGCCTACCTGGACGATATTGCCGTGTTCAGTACCACCTGGGATGAACATCTCAATCACTTGTCGCAGGTTCTAGAGAGGCTGTCCTCTGCCAATTTGACAGTTAAACCCAGTAAGTGCCAAGTTGGCATGACAGAGGTACAGTATTTAGGACACCGGGTGGGAGGCAACACCCTGAGACCTGACATTGGGAAGGTTGACGCCATCCTagcatggcctcggcctatcaccAAGAAGCAGGTCCAGGCCTTTCTAGGCACAGCAGGCTACTATAGGAAGTTTGTCccagcctatagtaccctggccaagcccctgaccgatgccactagtaaAAAGCACCCCAAGGTAGTCAGTTGGACCCCGGAGTGTGAGGCCgctttccaggccttgaagcaggcgctAGTCAGCGCTCCTGTGCTTCAAGCCCCGGACTTCAGACGTCGGTTCCTGGTGCAAACCGACGCCTCTGACTACGGACTCGGGGCAGTTCTCAGCCAGGTAGACGAGAAGGGCggggaacaccctatcctctacctgagcaggAAGCTGCTTCCCCGAGAGGTAGCGTATTCAACCACCGAGAAAGAGTGCTTGGcgattgtatgggccctacataAACTACAATCGTACCTGTACGGTCGCTCTTTCACGATCATCACGGATCACAACCCCCTTACCTGGCTGAATCGTGCTGCTGGAACCAATGGCAAACTCATGCGTTGGAGTCTGTCCCTGCAGCAGTATGACTTCACAATCCAGCATAAGGCGGGGAGTCGGCACCAGAATGCCGACGGTCTGTCGCGCTGCggagaacccgttcagtag